The genomic region GCAACGGCATTTGCGGGCACGAGTGCTGCGCCCAGCAAGGCTGCAATGGCGGAGTGCAATACGGTTCGTTTAAAAAATGAACCAGCAGTTATTTTTATCGAAGTATTGCACTGATCTTGCTTGGGCGAATAAATGCCGTTTTTATGTTTGATTAGGGTATCAGGCACAACAAGCTCCAAAGGGTTGCCGCCGTTTATGGTGTTTGCATATCGGCAATCCTGATTGACGCGCATGGCATTAAATGAAAGCCAGTTGCATGACGGTTTCATTTATTTATACCAGTACACTTGCCCTTTAGCACAGACCGCTCATGTATCATTTAGCTGGCGTGCATATTTTTTGGTGTATTTTGCAACAAAAAATGCCCGCGTAATTGCGGGCATTAATTATACGAATATTATAAATAACTACTTTATTTAGGCGGCGCGCTGGCTGATGACGTCCCAGTCAACCAGCAGCCAGAATGCTGCCAGGAAGTTCGGACGGCTGTTGCGGTAATCGATGTAGTAAGCGTGTTCCCACACATCGACAGTCAACAGTGCGGTATCAGCTGTCGTCAGCGGCGTACCTGCAGCGGAAGTATTGACGATGTCCAGCGAACCATCCGCTTTCTTGACCAGCCATGTCCAGCCAGAACCGAAGTTGCCGGCTGCAGCTGTGTTGAATGCCGTCTTGAATGCGTCGAACGAACCCCACTTGGCATTGATCGCGTCAGCCAGTGCACCTGACGGCGCACGCACTTCGCTGTTCGGATTGGGCTTGAAGCCCAGCCAGAAGAAAGTGTGGTTCCAGACCTGAGCCGCGTTGTTGAACAAGCCACCTGCCGGTGCCTTCTTCACGATCTCTTCCAGAGAAAGCGATGCGTTCTCTGTATCCTTGATCAGGTTGTTCAGGTTGGTGATATAAGTTTGATGGTGCTTGCCGTAGTGGTATTCCAGCGTTTCGCGGGACATGTGCGGAGCCAGCGCGTCCAGTTCATAAGGCAGTTTTGGCAGTGTATGTTCCATCTTGGATATCTCCTGTCGGTGCGCCGGGGGCGCATGAAGAAAGTCGGGCAACCTTGAGAGGATAGCCGATCATGGCGGTTGCGCCAATACCTGACTAAATTACTTTGCTATTGCACGGGCGCTTTGTTTGCAATGGACAAGGCAGTCCTGCGGCCAATGCGGTATGATGGACGCTATCCATACACAAAGATGAACAGCCCGCCATGACCTGGTTGTCTATTGTCCTTGCCCTGCTGCTAGAACAGTTTCTACCCATTGCCAAATCCAACCCTGTGCACAGTAGCTTCAAATCGTTTGCTGTCACGATCGAACGCAATTTCGATGCCGGGGAATACCGGCATGGGGTGGTTGCGTGGTGTCTGGCAGTCGCACTGCCCGCGCTACTGACATTGGCCGTATATTGGGGCTTGCATGCCGCTCTCCCCCTGGCTGCGTGGGGGTTCTCGTTTGTTATTCTGTATCTGACCATGGGGTTCCGTCAGTTCAGCTCGGCGTTTTCGGGTATCTCCGAGGCCTTGAAAACAGGCGAGATTGATGTCGCTCGCCGCTATCTGGCCGCCTGGACGCGTCAATCCACCTCAGAACTCGATGTAAACGAAATTTCACGCCTGGCCATCGAGCAAGGGCTGATCGATGCGTACCGTCATGTGTTTGGTCCTCTGTTCTGGTTCTGCTTGCTTGGGCCTGCGGGCGCCGTGGCATACCGCGCCGCTACAATTGTCGAACGTGAGTGGGGCGAGCGGTTTGTAAGGGTTGACGAACAATTCGGTGCCTTTTCGCACAGAGTGGCATGGTTGATCGACTGGATTCCGATCCGTTTGACTGCGGCTAGTTTTGCGCTAGTGGGGGATTTTGTCGATGCCGTATATTGCTGGAGAGGGCAGGCTGATCGCTGGCTTCACGAGGCGTATGGCATTTTGCTGGCTGCTGGCGCAGGGGCAATCGGGGTGCGCATTGGTTTGCCCTTGCGACAGGATCATACGGTCAAGTTCCGACCGGAATTGGGCGTAGGAGAGTTGGCTGACCCCGAAGCCCTGGCAGGGGCGGTCGGATTGGTCTGGCGCACGGTGATTTTCTGGCTGTTTATTGCGGCACTCGTCACTATCGTATTGTGGTTCTAGCTAGGCGAAGCAAAAAAGTTGCAAAGTGTGTCAACCGGATACGCATGAGGCACGTTAATGACGTCATGCACGTTCGAATAACGGATGGCATACAAGCACACTATCTACCGGTTAATTCGCAAGGAACACAAATATGTCCAAAATCATCGCTGCCCTGATCGCCGCTTCCGTTGCTGTGACTGGTTTTGCTGCAGACGAAGGTACCGCACCTGCTGCTCCGGCCAAGCACGCCAAGAAGCATGTCAAGAAGCATCACAAGGCCAAGAAGGCTGCAAAGGCTGCTGCTCCGCAGATGTAATCGGAGGCGTCATCAAGCGCAAAGGACGACCGAGGTCGTCCTTTTTTTGTACGTGCCGCCCTCATTCAGTCGTGCAAAGCAATGCCTGAACTATGCTGAGAAGATCTGCATTACAAGGAGAATCGGCATCATGACAAGCATGCACAGACCCGGTGCCAGGTTTCGCGTTCAAATCAATCCGACGGGAAAGGCAGCCGTTTCCCGCCCGATGGTGCGTACGGTGAGCGGAAGCTCACGCATTGTAGCCATGATCGGTATGATGCTGTACTGGGGTGTGTGGAGTGGCTGGATGGATTGGGGAAAGACAGGACTGGATGCAGCCATGTTTGTCTGCCTGCTCTGCCAGATTCCCCTGTTATTGCAATGGCTCAGGCGCTCGAGAGTTCGTTAAGCGGCCAGCGAGGACGTACCTTGAATGGCCCGGCCGGGCGCGTTTCTCCAAGCCGCATGGCACCTGCAAATGCGATCATGGCACCATTATCGGTGCAAAGATCTAGCGGCGGATAATAGACCTTGAACTTGCGGCGTACGGCCAGTCGATCAAGCTCAGCACGAAGTTGCCGATTAGCACCCACTCCCCCCGCGACAACCAGCTGAGACATACCTGTCTGCTTGAGAGCCGCCAGACATTTTTTGCTCAGTACCTCAACAACTGCTACCTGAAATGCTGCGCAGATATCTGCAATGGTGGTCTGGTCAAGTTGATCACCCTGCTTGTTTTTGAGTGTGAGTACGGCCGTTTTGAGACCTGCAAAGCTGAAGTCCAGATCGCCCGAGTGCAGCATGGGGCGGGGAAGCTCGAAGCGTTGCGGACTGCCGGTGTCAGCCAGCTTGGACAGGGCCGGGCCCCCGGGATAGCCAAGACCCAGCAGTTTGGCTGTTTTATCGAATGCCTCACCGGCAGCATCGTCTAGCGTCTCTCCGAGGATTTCATACTGACCAATACCACGTACCGCCATAAGCTGTGTATGACCACCGGATACCAGCAATGCTACGAACGGGAAGTCCGGACGCGGCTCGGCCAGTAGTGGCGAAAGCAAATGGCCTTCCAGGTGATGTACGCTGATCACCGGTTTGCCGAGTGCGACGCCCAGGCCGTTGGCCGTGGCTGCTGCAACCATTAAGGCGCCCGACAGACCGGGGCCTTCTGTGTAGGCGATGGCATCGATATCGCCAAGCTGCTTGCCGGACTCTTTCAGGCATGCATCCGTAAGTGGCAGTACGCGGCGGATATGGTCGCGCGATGCCAGCTCGGGTACTACGCCACCGTATTCGGCATGCATGGCCATTTGCGTATGCAGGTGATGAGCCAGCAAGCCAGACTCGGTGTCGTACAAGGCCACACCTGTTTCATCGCAAGAGGATTCGATTCCTAATACCAGCACAGTGATGTTCTCTATCTTTCGTTTAACTGAGCTTTCTCAGCAATAAACCCTTGAGGTAATCACCCTCCGGGAAGCTCAGCGCGACGGGATGATCGATATCGGCAGTGAAGCGCTCAATGATTTGCGCATCAGCATGTGCATCCCAAGCTGCACCGACAATGATTTTCTGAAATAAATCTGCACTCATTCCGCCGGAGCAGGTAAAAGTGGCCAGATAGCCACCCGGGCGCAACAGTTTGAATGCCCACAAATTGATATCTTTGTATGCACGCGCCGCACGTTCGACATGTTGCGCAGTGGGGGCGAACTTGGGCGGATCGAGAATAATCAGATCGTAGGATTTGCCCATGTCGCGCAGTTTGCGCAAGTGCTGAAACACATCTGCTTCCACCCATTCGGCACAATCGGCATTGAGATGAGTGTTCAGTGTCAGATTGGTGCGTGCTGCAGCGATAATCTCGGGTGAGCTATCAATCGACGTGACATGCTTTGCGCCACCAGCAAGCGCGGCCAGTGAAAATCCGCCGGTATAGCAAAAGCAGTTCAGCACCTCGCGGTCACGGGCGAGCTCTCCGATGCGGCGACGATTCTTGCGCTGATCGAGATAGTAGCCCGTCTTCTGACCCGCTGCGATATCTACGCGGTAGCGCAGGCCATTTTCCTCGATGTCTACGCTGGCCGGCAAGGTTCCGCGCAAGAGGCCTGTTTTCGGCGGGAGGCCTTCCAGTTCTCGGACATCGGCATCGGAGCGCTCGAATATGTGTGGGATACCGGTTTCTTCGGTCAGGATATCCAGCAAGGTTTCACGCCAGTATTCTGCGCCCGCCGATAAGCATTGCACAACCAGCATGTCACCATATTGATCGACCACGACGCCGGGCAGTCCATCTGATTCGCCATGTAATAATCGGGCTGCATTGCCATGAGACGCCAATTCACGGCGTGCGGCAATCGCACGGCGAATCCGTGTACGGAAAAACGACGCGTCTACGGGCTCATTTTCCAGAAAGCTCCAGACGCGAACGCGAATTTGCGAGGTATCGCACCAGGCGCCCCAGCCTAGAAAGCGGCCATCATGGGCGATGACACGTACTGTTTCACCCGCTACGGGTTCGCCTTCGGTTTTGGCAATGGCACCAGAAAAAATCCAGGGATGACGGTGTAACGAGGATTTCTCGCGCCCCGCCTTGATGTGAACGGTCATGGTCATATCAGGCTTTCGATCAGCCTGCCGGAGGTTCGGCAGACAGTAACTGTCGTGATTTCGTCAAGTAAGGACATTCAAACTCATGTAAGAATGCCGAGTAACCCTGCATTATGACGGCAGGGCTTCTACAGGTCAAAGCTGGTGGTCAGATAGTACCAATGTGCATTTAATGATGATGCGCGGCTAATTTCGGGTTACAGAGAAAAAGCCGTGTCAGCGTGTGCACTCACGAGTGCGGATAATTGTGCGGTAAGTAACCCGTCATCACGGGTGTTTCGCCAAACATGATCCGCGTATTTGTAATGAAATCCGCCGGAACGTGCCGCTACCCAGATTTCGCGGTTGGGTGTATGGCGATTGATGATCACCTTGGCGCCATCATCGAAAGATAGTTCCATGACACCACCTGTGACATTGATGTCGCAGTCAATGGATTGCGCATCAAGCGCCGATTCAATGCGTTCGAACATGGCATCGGCCAGCTCGAGGAAGTCGCTTTCGTTCATTGGCAGAAAAGGAGAGAGGTTGTTAGTATCTGACATTCTGCCATAAACACAGATCAAGCTCTCTCATGAAAATGCCCGTTCGCCTCATTCTGGCCACTTTGACCGCTGTGGCATTGCTTTCTGCATGTGGCTTTAAAGGACCGCTCACCATGCCACCTGCGGAGCCATCAAAAGCTTCAAGTAAATAAATTAGCGCCGTTAGACGTAAAAAAGCCCGCGATTCACGCGGGCTTTTTGCTGCAACAGACTCGAGTTACTTCGAGTTGCTGACCATGTATTCAACGGCAGTGCGGAACTCTTCATCGCTGCCTGCAAAGCCACCCTTAGGTGGCATGGCGTTTTTGCCCTTGATTGCGCTTGCAACCAGTGCGTCGAGACCCTGACCGACGCGTGGAGCCCAGGCTGCCTTGTCACCAAACTTCGGTGCGCCTGCTGCGCCGGTTGCATGGCACGCCATACATACGCTGTCGTAGATTTCCTTGCCCTTGGCGGCCGGATCAGCCTTGGCTTGTGCGCCACCAGCAGCTGCACCTGGTTCGGTGAACTTGGCACCGCCAGCATTGCCCATGAAGGCAACGGCACGCGCGACTTCATCATCGGTCAGATCGGCTGCGCCACCCTTGGCTGGCATGGCATTGAAGCCCTTCAGTGCGTGATCAACCAAGGTCTGGAAGCCCTTGCTGATGCGAGCGCCCCATGCAGCAGCGTCGCCAAACTTCGGCGAGCCAGCCAGACCCGCGCCGTGACAGGATACGCACACGCTTTCGTAAACGGCCTTGCCTGTACGGCTACCAGGTGGGCCGGATTCATCCAGCTTGCTCAGACCTGCAGGTTGCAGACGCGCTGCAATGGCTTCGTTGGTCATGGTGCCGCTGGCGGCGTTGGTGTTGATGCCACCGGTAATCAGTTTGACGATCAGGCTGATGAGAATAATCAGGAGGATCAGGCCCACGAGAGCGGGCACGACCATTCCAATCGCACCTTTTCCATTGTCGTGGTTCGCGCCGTTCGGTTCGCTCATGCTGCCATCCTTATATAGGGTTCGGTTGGTCGAAGAATTCGTAAACCCTGCGATTATAGCGGGATTATGGACGATCATAAACCTGTATGGCGCAGTTGCTGGACGGCGTTGTGAAAAGGCGCTATGCTTTCGGCCTCTCGCGCAATGCACCCATAGCTCAGTTGGATAGAGTGTCAGTTTCCGAAGCTGAAGGTCGCAGGTTCGATCCCTGCTGGGTGCGCCAGAATAATCAACGGGTTACAACTGAAAGGTTGTAGCCCGTTGTCGTTTTTGGGGTGCTGGGTATGACAGGGGGTATGACATGGAATTGACGTACTTTGCTTGTCGCTGCAGGATTGAACAGCGTTAGGATCTGCAACTAACTTCATGTGATTAGATTTTGCCTTGGCTGGCGTCTTGATGAAGGTGCTCAACTTAGAGGTAATAAATTATGTGCGGGTTCGAAGGCTTGTACTGGTTGTCGTCGGTTTTTCGGCCTGAACGGAAGTTGATCCAACTGTCATTGTCAGGCAGCATTGCTGCTGGTCACCATCCGTTCAATCTCTAACGTCACACATTTCCAAACAGATCGATTACCCGCAAAGTGCTTAGCTGGGGATTAATGGTCATACCATTTGTTAGTGGAAATGTTTGTTCGTTAGGATGGCTACTCTGTCCTGATGCGCTTACTCACGGTAGCGCCGACGTACGGGCAATCGAAATTCCTTTGCGAGCCTGATCCAAGCGTGCCCGAGCCGCCGCAATATTCTGATTTTCGGATTGAGCCCACTCAATAGGCGAAGGTATTTCTAGGTCGTCAAACTTACTCCACCACGAGGTGAACTCATTGAACGATTGGTGCATAGCGGACTTGACCGCAACATTGCAGGTCCATGAGGTATTTTAGCTTTGTAGCCGGCCTTCTGCAAAGCGAGGGAAAGGGTAGGCGACTAATCGAGAGGGAAGGTATTGCGACGCCTGAGTCAAGGATTGACAGATAGCCCGCTTCATCCACGATGACTCCCTCAATCTAATCAGCTAAGCGGCGATAGGTCAGTTCCCCAATTTCTACGAAATATGGCCACTGACTGTTTAAAAAAATAAAGGAAATGCTGTCATGACAAAGTCTCTCGTAGATCATGCAGTTGAACAGTTGGCCCGGCACTGGGCAGTGCCTTTTCTGCCCGGTCAGTCACATTTCGATGTGGCTATGCGTTATGCCCTGGAACAGTTTGAGACGACATTACGTGGAACTGCATATCAAGCTGACGAAACCTCTAAGATAGTTGTTCCTCTCGATATTGGGGAAGAGGAACGAACTGCTTCCCTTATAGGCTTTCTCAGTTCTTCGTTGAGCACTTTCCATCTTCTCGGGGCGTTAGGAGGCCAAGATGCGAATCTTGCCGAGTTGAAATGGGGTATCCAAGGAAAGGCCGCAGAGTCCCGAAGTGGCGGAGATTTTGGTCTGGCCGTTGAGTTTGAAGGACCGGATGCTCAGGTCTACTTTGCATTGGCTTTTTTTCAAGCCAAGAGTTTGGACTCAAAGGGCATGCTTGATGTGGGGCGGGCAGCGAGCGCCTATAGGAGGGATGGAGCAGATTTGGGGCTGAGAAATAGAGCCAATTGCCAGCTCTATGAGTTCCTCACTGCGCCAGAGAAGATGCAGGACAAAATGCCAATCCCTGGGGGATTTCAGCTGTTAAACCTTATATTCACCCAAAATGACGGACAGGTCGCTAGCGGAAGCGATGCCAACTGGGTTCATTATGTGGGGTGGGACAAGGTCAACGGCAACGCACTTTATGTGCCCCTGAAAACGGTCGTTTCAAAGCTGCGTCAAAAATTTGCTACCGCTGACCCCAAATTTCCGGCTGCTGGAAACAAATGGTGCAGTGACTGGCCTGGCGGCAAGCTGAATCTCGGGGATGAACTTGGGAGTCTTCATGACCTTTTGCGGATCGAACACATATGTGCCGGAAAGAACTGGTTGCATGTCAATGCACCAACTGCGGAAACGTTGATCGGGGAGCTTATGAAGCTAGGGCAGAGATGGTACTTTGCGGGGCGTGCTGGAGCAGACGGGTTGGCAGCTAATTTGGCGGCGCGGAACGACACCGTTTTCAAGGCGCCGACCGCGCCCGCGATTGAGGCGGCTCAAGCGAACGCTTATGAGGCCGCCAAGACTCTAGACAATACTCAGTCAACAAGCCCTAGCATGCCGTAACAATCGAAATCATCTAGTCAAAATTCTTGACGCAACGACAACCATTGCGTTGCAGAATTGTTCAACGTCCAGAAAGATTAGAAATCCGCAGCCTTCCTTCGGTCATTTAATCGGATCGGTACCGCAAGGAAGGCGAGCGAATTTGGACAGTAACGCTTTGTCATGAGTTCGAACATGGCGTGAACTGCTTCATGACAGGAAACCCGTCGGGGTTATCCCAACTTTAGCTTTGTGGGTAGCCATGCTGGATTCCGTCAAAAGTCTTCCATTTATTATCGTGGCAAACCCGCTGTTAGTTTTCACTTACGGGCATAATCGCTCATAAAAGCGTCCGAGAGAAAGGAGATGTGCCACATCGAACTTCGTGCGAATTTCGGTCAGTTTGGTCTCAAGTGCCGGCGTCAATGGCCCTTTCAATAGTCTCAATACCATCGGTGAAGGTGTGCAATACCGTACGAAACGTCAGAGTCTTAGCTGCCGGTGGTGGCTGCTCAGCTGACCGGCCGGTGATTAGTTGATTCCCAACGCTGAGCCGACACGAAAAAAGCTATGTAACTCCCATGCTAACCTCCTCTTCGAAGTAAATTTTAGGATTTGAGGGCGTTGTGAATAAGAGGAAATGACAGGTAATATCCTTGATATAAAACTTCCATGTTTTATGCACTTCTTTTAAAAACTTAATATCGGTGATGATGTATGTCGATTGCTTTTATTCACTTATCGGACATCCACTTCGGACAGGAGAAGGGTGGCACGCTTGTAATCCACAACGATGCCAAAGAACGCTTAGTCGAGGATATTGAACGAGAAGTCAAGAAGCTTCCCGAAGGTATAGCAAGGGGGATAATCATTTCCGGGGACATCGCGTACGCGGGCAAGCATGACGAATATGCTGATGCGGGGAAATGGCTCGACCGGGTCGCGAATGCCGCCGGTTGCGCAATTACCGATATACAAGTGGTTCCTGGCAACCACGATATCGACCGTGATAGGATTTCGGCGGCAACCGCTTGGATGCTTCAAGAGATTGCTGACAAAGGCGAGTCAGAATTAGACAGGTTTCTGAGTTCGCAAATGGATCGTGAGCTCCTGTACGCAAGATTCTCGGCCTACCAACCATTTGCCGAGGCTTACGGATCACCGCTTGACAACCTAGGAGGTTTTACCGGTAATCGCATCGTCCAACTCGCACCGGGTCGATCCTTGCGTTTTATAGGGATGAATACCGCTCTTACCTGCGGCAATAAGGACCAGGAAGGGAGACTTCTTCTTGGTGCCCGTCAGCGGGTGCTGCCGCTCACTCCCGGTGAAGAGTTGGTGGTCATCGCGCATCATCCGCTGAGATGGCTTCAGGATTCTGAGGACGCACAGAAATATCTATCCAATCGAGCTCGGGTATTTATCACCGGCCACGAGCATTCGCCGTCGGTCAAGGTCGACTCCATCGAAGATGGCTGCGATCTGATGCTTCTTCAAGCAGGTGCGACGGTTCCACCCACCGCCGACGAGACTTTTACTTACACCTACAATATCCTGGAGTTCGATTGGGATGCCAAAACCGATGCTTTGATCGTAATCGTCCATCCCAGAGTGTGGTCGGAAGACAAGAAAAACTTCCGAACCGATGAAGACCGACTAGACGAGATGCAGCCTCGATACTTCCTTGGATGTCCAAACTTCCGCCAGGCAAGTCGGGTGCCCTCTATGATGCCAACGAAAGCGGCTGATACCATGCAACCCACGGTTACGGTGCCAGTTGTTCAAGAGGCGGGAGTCATCGAAGTGAGAAAGGAGCCGTCAATGCCGGCGAAATTCTCGCTTCTGAGACTGAGATTCTTCCGTGACCTGAGCGGCGCCCAACGCTTGCGTGTGCTAGTGGACTTGAATGCCTTGCCGGACGACTGGCGGGAACTTCTGACGCATAGTATCGAGGTACAAATCCTCGATTCCCTGCAGCGCACTAACCGCCTCGATGACCTTGAGGTAGCCATCAATAAGATCGAAGCCGAACACATAAAACAGGAGGGCAAGGAACATGGTTAATATCGCGAAACACATCCGCATCTTTATCACTGACCCATCGGACGATCTCGTCGATAAGCGTACCGCCGCGATCACGAAACTCACTGCCGCCCTTAGCAAGAAAGGTCGCCTGCCGGAAATTCTTCAATTGGCCAGTAGCGTTGCAGCCGGAGTGATTGACCCAAATAGGCTTAGTACGACCTTGGCTACAGAAGTTGAAGCTGCGATTAAGGAACGCAGTACCGCTTTTGATCGGGATGGAAACGAATTGGAAGTCCTGATCTGTCTGCTCCTTGCCATGTGCCTGCGCCTGGAAAATCACGAAGCCGGTGCCACACTTCAATCGTCAAACGAATCTTGGGCTGCAGCGGTATGGTCGGCACTTTCCTTTCAACCATCCCGGTCCGAGCCCAAACTTGAAGCGCTGCGCCATGAATTGATGGCCAAGGCTCAGGCTCTAGTTCTTGCCTCGGGTGAGAACAGCCGTAGGCGCTTGGAAGTACCCGACTTCTCCATCGAGGGTGGAGACGAAAGTGATGACGAGGATGAGTCCCAAGAGGATGATATCGCCCAGTTCAAAGAGGACTTTATGGCAGGTACTGAAGCGACGATTGAGGCGCTACGTACGAATGCAGACCTTGACCGAGAAGAACTCGATCTCCTTTGGTGGGCCCTAGGGGACTGGAGTGGCCTCCTAGATATGAGGTTATCCACCTTGTCCGCTCCCACCGCCGCCGTAACCTGCGGAATCGAGATTGGCCGTGCTCTACGAAAATTGCCTGCGTCGGCTCACAAGCATCTTGCGCTTCGGAATATTACCGAAGACGCTGAGCCTTTAAACCTACCTGAATTGATCGAGGCCATCGGTACTCAAAAAGAAAAACTACTCTCGGCATTTGCCAATCGGCAGTGGCTTTCGGAATTCCCTGAAGTATTCCCGCTGCTTCATGCATTGCAGACAGGAAGAACATCCGCTGACGGCTCCAATCAGAAACGCTCGCTGCGTGACTGGGGCGCCCGAGCGTTGCTAGAAACTTCAATATTGTTTGTGCGTGCCAACGATAGGGCTGAATAATTATGCAAGAGGGATGTGGCCGTCCAGAGTGCACCGTTGCCCAGACAGGCAAGTGCCTCCTCAACAACGATCCTGCAACCTGCGCCGAGAAAATCGGAACTCTGGTTAGTCTTGGCGACGGCGAACTCGACATCGAGGCGGAGCTAACCA from Burkholderiaceae bacterium DAT-1 harbors:
- a CDS encoding CobD/CbiB family protein, which gives rise to MTWLSIVLALLLEQFLPIAKSNPVHSSFKSFAVTIERNFDAGEYRHGVVAWCLAVALPALLTLAVYWGLHAALPLAAWGFSFVILYLTMGFRQFSSAFSGISEALKTGEIDVARRYLAAWTRQSTSELDVNEISRLAIEQGLIDAYRHVFGPLFWFCLLGPAGAVAYRAATIVEREWGERFVRVDEQFGAFSHRVAWLIDWIPIRLTAASFALVGDFVDAVYCWRGQADRWLHEAYGILLAAGAGAIGVRIGLPLRQDHTVKFRPELGVGELADPEALAGAVGLVWRTVIFWLFIAALVTIVLWF
- a CDS encoding class I SAM-dependent methyltransferase; the protein is MTVHIKAGREKSSLHRHPWIFSGAIAKTEGEPVAGETVRVIAHDGRFLGWGAWCDTSQIRVRVWSFLENEPVDASFFRTRIRRAIAARRELASHGNAARLLHGESDGLPGVVVDQYGDMLVVQCLSAGAEYWRETLLDILTEETGIPHIFERSDADVRELEGLPPKTGLLRGTLPASVDIEENGLRYRVDIAAGQKTGYYLDQRKNRRRIGELARDREVLNCFCYTGGFSLAALAGGAKHVTSIDSSPEIIAAARTNLTLNTHLNADCAEWVEADVFQHLRKLRDMGKSYDLIILDPPKFAPTAQHVERAARAYKDINLWAFKLLRPGGYLATFTCSGGMSADLFQKIIVGAAWDAHADAQIIERFTADIDHPVALSFPEGDYLKGLLLRKLS
- a CDS encoding superoxide dismutase [Fe] (SodB; iron binding; present under aerobic and anaerobic conditions; destroys free radicals) → MEHTLPKLPYELDALAPHMSRETLEYHYGKHHQTYITNLNNLIKDTENASLSLEEIVKKAPAGGLFNNAAQVWNHTFFWLGFKPNPNSEVRAPSGALADAINAKWGSFDAFKTAFNTAAAGNFGSGWTWLVKKADGSLDIVNTSAAGTPLTTADTALLTVDVWEHAYYIDYRNSRPNFLAAFWLLVDWDVISQRAA
- a CDS encoding metallophosphoesterase — its product is MSIAFIHLSDIHFGQEKGGTLVIHNDAKERLVEDIEREVKKLPEGIARGIIISGDIAYAGKHDEYADAGKWLDRVANAAGCAITDIQVVPGNHDIDRDRISAATAWMLQEIADKGESELDRFLSSQMDRELLYARFSAYQPFAEAYGSPLDNLGGFTGNRIVQLAPGRSLRFIGMNTALTCGNKDQEGRLLLGARQRVLPLTPGEELVVIAHHPLRWLQDSEDAQKYLSNRARVFITGHEHSPSVKVDSIEDGCDLMLLQAGATVPPTADETFTYTYNILEFDWDAKTDALIVIVHPRVWSEDKKNFRTDEDRLDEMQPRYFLGCPNFRQASRVPSMMPTKAADTMQPTVTVPVVQEAGVIEVRKEPSMPAKFSLLRLRFFRDLSGAQRLRVLVDLNALPDDWRELLTHSIEVQILDSLQRTNRLDDLEVAINKIEAEHIKQEGKEHG
- the cyaY gene encoding iron donor protein CyaY, with the translated sequence MNESDFLELADAMFERIESALDAQSIDCDINVTGGVMELSFDDGAKVIINRHTPNREIWVAARSGGFHYKYADHVWRNTRDDGLLTAQLSALVSAHADTAFSL
- a CDS encoding c-type cytochrome, with product MSEPNGANHDNGKGAIGMVVPALVGLILLIILISLIVKLITGGINTNAASGTMTNEAIAARLQPAGLSKLDESGPPGSRTGKAVYESVCVSCHGAGLAGSPKFGDAAAWGARISKGFQTLVDHALKGFNAMPAKGGAADLTDDEVARAVAFMGNAGGAKFTEPGAAAGGAQAKADPAAKGKEIYDSVCMACHATGAAGAPKFGDKAAWAPRVGQGLDALVASAIKGKNAMPPKGGFAGSDEEFRTAVEYMVSNSK
- the tsaD gene encoding tRNA (adenosine(37)-N6)-threonylcarbamoyltransferase complex transferase subunit TsaD, yielding MLVLGIESSCDETGVALYDTESGLLAHHLHTQMAMHAEYGGVVPELASRDHIRRVLPLTDACLKESGKQLGDIDAIAYTEGPGLSGALMVAAATANGLGVALGKPVISVHHLEGHLLSPLLAEPRPDFPFVALLVSGGHTQLMAVRGIGQYEILGETLDDAAGEAFDKTAKLLGLGYPGGPALSKLADTGSPQRFELPRPMLHSGDLDFSFAGLKTAVLTLKNKQGDQLDQTTIADICAAFQVAVVEVLSKKCLAALKQTGMSQLVVAGGVGANRQLRAELDRLAVRRKFKVYYPPLDLCTDNGAMIAFAGAMRLGETRPAGPFKVRPRWPLNELSSA